Proteins from one Leptotrichia sp. OH3620_COT-345 genomic window:
- the murD gene encoding UDP-N-acetylmuramoyl-L-alanine--D-glutamate ligase, translated as MSKAMVFGKGLSGMGAKELLEKKEYEVFLIDDNGGIPSSEGIDLLNRENIDFIVKSPGISWKAELLQKASEKKVKVISEIDLAYRYMDKNTKIISFTGTNGKTTTCTKMYELLKYAGYNVKLAGNAGYSFAKLVADEEILDYIVLELSSYQLENNPQVHSHIAGIINLTPDHLTRYKSVEDYYITKFNIFEKQDKNDFALINLDDEQFEKINNIKDINEKIKAQKMFLSTEKKGTVFVHEDNIYIMKNLNERIEFHRDENVDKVAEKLMHIKEIALKGKHNLENMLFLIGAAKILDISNEKIIQFLKNTKSLEHRLENFFIKEKTTFINDSKGTNVESTLKAIDSFESSLILICGGDDKKISNDELIKKIKEKIDFVYLIGENAPLLEKELQAVRYLKYSNMETVENILKYLKENMDFSKEQVVLFSPATSSFCQFKNFEHRGKVFKELTEKILG; from the coding sequence ATGAGCAAAGCTATGGTATTCGGTAAAGGGCTAAGCGGAATGGGGGCAAAAGAACTCCTTGAAAAAAAAGAATATGAAGTATTTTTAATAGATGATAACGGAGGGATACCTTCATCAGAAGGAATTGACCTTTTAAACAGAGAAAATATAGATTTTATAGTGAAAAGTCCCGGGATTTCATGGAAAGCGGAATTGCTTCAGAAAGCATCTGAAAAAAAAGTAAAGGTAATTTCTGAAATAGATCTGGCATACAGATATATGGATAAAAATACAAAAATTATTTCTTTTACAGGAACAAACGGAAAAACAACTACATGCACAAAAATGTATGAACTTCTGAAATATGCCGGATATAATGTAAAACTTGCAGGAAATGCCGGATACTCCTTTGCAAAACTTGTAGCTGATGAAGAGATATTGGATTATATTGTTTTGGAATTAAGTAGCTATCAGTTGGAAAACAATCCTCAAGTACATTCTCATATAGCGGGTATAATAAATCTGACTCCTGATCATTTGACAAGATATAAGTCCGTTGAAGATTACTATATTACAAAATTCAATATTTTTGAAAAGCAGGATAAAAATGACTTTGCATTGATTAATCTTGATGATGAACAATTTGAAAAAATAAATAATATAAAAGATATAAATGAAAAGATAAAAGCTCAAAAAATGTTTTTAAGCACTGAAAAAAAAGGAACTGTTTTTGTTCATGAAGATAATATTTATATTATGAAAAACTTGAATGAAAGAATAGAATTTCATCGAGATGAGAATGTGGATAAAGTTGCTGAAAAACTTATGCATATAAAGGAAATTGCATTGAAAGGGAAGCATAATCTCGAAAATATGCTGTTTTTAATAGGTGCTGCAAAAATACTGGATATTTCCAATGAAAAAATTATACAGTTTCTAAAAAATACAAAGTCTCTTGAACACAGACTGGAAAATTTTTTTATAAAAGAAAAAACAACATTTATAAATGATTCTAAAGGAACTAATGTAGAATCTACTTTAAAGGCAATAGACTCTTTTGAAAGTTCTTTGATATTAATTTGCGGAGGAGATGATAAAAAGATTTCCAATGATGAATTAATAAAAAAAATAAAAGAAAAAATCGATTTTGTCTATTTAATAGGAGAAAATGCTCCTTTGCTGGAAAAAGAGCTTCAGGCAGTACGATATTTAAAATACAGTAATATGGAAACAGTGGAAAATATTTTAAAATATTTGAAAGAAAATATGGATTTCAGCAAAGAGCAAGTTGTACTGTTTTCACCTGCAACGTCAAGTTTTTGCCAGTTTAAGAACTTTGAACACAGAGGAAAGGTTTTTAAAGAATTAACGGAAAAAATTTTAGGTTAA
- a CDS encoding FtsW/RodA/SpoVE family cell cycle protein: MKNRRILGTTLIIIMIILIGLSIAMIASVSFPRGLKEYNNHYYFLTRQIVWIIIGTAFFMFTAFFKYTKYKKIRGLLYFSGLGLLGAVLLFGREVNGAQRWIKIGSLSIQPSEFAKLILIIYLAGLMDFLKKKKKKSIEILFTLLLPIMAYAFLILSQKAFSSTVQIVVIGLTMVFVSGVKLNQFLFVVFSLGTLGVSAILAMPYRVKRILGHLGDNDEVYQLKQSLIAIGSGRLIGKFYGNGFQKYFYLPEIHTDYIFSGYAEETGFIGGILLISLYMVLLGIILITIIKIKDMYAKYLLIGILSMFSLQIIGNLAVVIGLVPSTGIPLPILSYGGSTTIVTMAALGIVYNIIKSLYKQEIERE; encoded by the coding sequence TTGAAAAACAGAAGAATTTTGGGAACAACTCTTATTATAATAATGATAATATTAATCGGGTTGAGTATTGCCATGATTGCAAGTGTAAGTTTTCCGAGAGGTCTGAAAGAATATAATAATCACTATTATTTCCTTACAAGACAAATTGTATGGATTATAATAGGAACAGCGTTCTTTATGTTTACAGCTTTTTTTAAATATACAAAATATAAGAAAATAAGGGGACTTCTTTATTTTTCAGGGCTTGGATTGCTTGGTGCGGTTCTTTTGTTTGGTAGGGAAGTTAATGGAGCACAAAGATGGATTAAAATCGGTTCATTGAGTATACAGCCATCAGAATTTGCGAAACTTATTTTGATTATATATTTAGCAGGACTTATGGATTTTCTGAAAAAGAAAAAAAAGAAAAGTATTGAAATATTGTTTACTCTTCTGCTTCCAATAATGGCTTACGCATTTCTTATTCTTTCTCAGAAAGCATTCAGCAGTACGGTTCAGATAGTTGTCATCGGGCTGACGATGGTATTTGTTTCAGGAGTAAAATTGAACCAGTTTTTATTCGTAGTGTTTAGTCTCGGAACATTAGGCGTAAGTGCTATACTTGCAATGCCTTATAGAGTAAAGAGGATATTAGGACATTTAGGGGATAATGATGAAGTTTATCAGCTGAAACAGTCACTCATAGCAATAGGAAGCGGAAGGTTAATAGGAAAATTTTATGGAAACGGATTTCAGAAATATTTTTATTTACCTGAAATACATACAGATTATATATTTTCAGGATATGCTGAAGAAACGGGATTTATAGGAGGGATACTGCTAATCTCTTTGTATATGGTTTTACTCGGAATAATATTGATTACAATAATAAAAATAAAAGATATGTATGCAAAATATCTTCTTATAGGTATTCTTTCAATGTTTTCCCTTCAGATAATAGGAAATCTGGCTGTTGTGATCGGGCTTGTTCCGTCTACGGGTATTCCGTTACCTATACTGAGTTATGGAGGAAGCACGACTATTGTAACAATGGCAGCTTTGGGAATAGTTTATAACATAATAAAATCTCTTTATAAACAGGAGATTGAAAGGGAATAA
- the murG gene encoding undecaprenyldiphospho-muramoylpentapeptide beta-N-acetylglucosaminyltransferase produces the protein MRKVLFTTGGTGGHIYPALSIAEKMREKNVEVLFVGTKHRMEKDLIPKENFRFTGLDVLPLKSVSSAVKMISATFKALKVMKKENPSQVIGFGNYITIPVLLSAKILRIPYYLQEQNCKMGLANKYFYKGAKKVFAAFENTLDDVPHKYRKKFLVTGNPLREEFYKKDKNDERKKLNIKENEKVILVMGGSLGAKNINEAILKSWEKIIKDKNIRLFWATGKENFEEAVFRMKDFGNAVIMPYFENAADIMSAADLVICRAGASTISELIQLEKPSILIPYDFVGQKENADVLEFINGAKTFSNENVEKAVEEALVLVKQDEMLDFMKNNIKELKKENSVNIIVETMKVDSYSK, from the coding sequence ATGAGAAAAGTGTTATTTACAACAGGAGGTACAGGAGGGCATATATATCCTGCATTATCCATTGCCGAAAAAATGAGAGAAAAAAATGTGGAAGTGTTATTTGTAGGAACTAAACATAGAATGGAAAAAGATTTGATTCCTAAAGAAAATTTCAGATTTACAGGTCTTGATGTTTTACCTCTTAAATCGGTAAGCTCCGCTGTAAAAATGATTTCTGCAACTTTTAAAGCCTTAAAAGTGATGAAAAAGGAAAACCCATCTCAAGTTATAGGATTCGGAAATTATATAACAATACCTGTTCTTCTCTCCGCAAAGATATTAAGAATACCTTACTATCTTCAGGAGCAGAATTGTAAAATGGGTCTTGCGAATAAATATTTTTATAAAGGAGCGAAAAAAGTATTTGCTGCATTTGAAAATACTCTTGATGATGTTCCGCATAAATACAGGAAGAAATTTCTTGTAACAGGAAATCCTTTAAGGGAAGAATTTTATAAAAAAGATAAAAATGATGAAAGAAAAAAATTAAATATAAAAGAAAATGAAAAAGTTATTTTGGTGATGGGCGGAAGTTTAGGTGCTAAAAATATAAATGAAGCTATTTTGAAATCATGGGAAAAAATAATTAAAGATAAAAATATAAGATTATTCTGGGCTACAGGGAAAGAAAATTTTGAAGAAGCTGTTTTCAGAATGAAAGATTTTGGAAATGCTGTTATAATGCCTTATTTTGAAAATGCGGCAGATATCATGTCTGCTGCGGATCTTGTAATATGCCGTGCAGGAGCTTCCACAATATCTGAACTTATACAGTTAGAAAAACCTTCAATCCTCATACCTTATGATTTTGTAGGTCAGAAAGAAAATGCGGATGTTCTTGAATTTATAAACGGAGCAAAAACATTTTCCAATGAAAACGTGGAAAAAGCAGTGGAAGAAGCATTAGTTCTTGTTAAGCAGGATGAAATGCTGGATTTTATGAAAAACAATATAAAAGAGTTAAAAAAGGAAAATTCAGTAAATATAATAGTCGAAACAATGAAAGTAGACAGTTATTCAAAATAG
- the murC gene encoding UDP-N-acetylmuramate--L-alanine ligase — protein MLSEIRNIYFSGINGIGMSGLAKILAKEGYNVAGSDLERKNITQEMEDIGIKVYIGQTEENVKDKGIDLFVYSTAIREDNPEYKYIIKNNIKKIKRGELLAELMNKFEGIAIAGTHGKTTTSSMMSVAFLEKDPTIVVGGIIPEIQSNSKTGNSEYFIAEADESDNSFLYINPKYSIVTNVEPDHLEHHGTYENIKKSFEKFIDSTEKLAILCKDCKDIPTLEIKNKNIIWYSIKREDVHIFATNITVKNGCTHFEVIKNGKNLGEFVLCIPGEHNVANSLPVIYLADEMGCNMETVKERLTKFKGANRRYQVIYDKNLRIIDDYAHHPTEIKVTIEAARAIEKGKVTVIFQPHRYSRTKFFFNDFIESLGKADELILLPIYSAGEDNTYDISSENLAEKIGNGVKVYTEKEIEELIKNDRNSNNSYVFMGAGSVSKLAHEIKNTLK, from the coding sequence ATGTTATCAGAAATTAGAAATATTTACTTCAGCGGTATAAATGGAATAGGTATGAGCGGATTGGCAAAAATACTGGCAAAAGAAGGATACAATGTAGCAGGGTCGGATCTTGAAAGAAAAAATATAACCCAAGAAATGGAAGATATAGGTATCAAAGTATACATAGGTCAGACAGAAGAAAATGTAAAAGATAAAGGGATAGACCTGTTTGTTTATTCCACTGCAATAAGAGAAGACAATCCGGAATATAAATATATAATAAAAAACAATATAAAAAAAATAAAAAGAGGAGAGCTTCTTGCTGAGCTTATGAATAAGTTTGAAGGAATTGCCATTGCGGGAACTCACGGAAAAACAACTACAAGCTCGATGATGAGTGTAGCTTTTCTTGAAAAAGACCCGACTATAGTTGTAGGGGGTATAATTCCTGAAATTCAGAGTAACAGTAAAACAGGAAATTCCGAGTATTTCATAGCAGAAGCTGATGAAAGTGACAATTCATTTTTATATATAAATCCGAAATATTCTATAGTAACAAATGTAGAACCTGATCATCTGGAACATCACGGAACATATGAAAATATAAAAAAATCTTTTGAAAAATTTATAGATAGTACTGAAAAATTAGCAATTTTATGTAAAGACTGTAAAGATATTCCAACATTGGAAATAAAAAATAAAAATATTATATGGTATAGTATAAAAAGAGAAGATGTACATATTTTCGCTACAAATATTACTGTGAAAAACGGATGTACACATTTTGAAGTTATAAAAAATGGGAAAAATTTAGGAGAGTTTGTTCTCTGCATTCCCGGAGAGCATAATGTGGCTAATTCTTTGCCTGTTATATATTTGGCAGATGAAATGGGCTGTAATATGGAAACTGTCAAAGAAAGACTTACAAAATTTAAAGGAGCTAATAGAAGATACCAGGTAATATACGATAAAAATTTGAGAATAATAGATGACTATGCTCATCACCCAACAGAAATAAAAGTTACCATAGAAGCTGCAAGAGCTATCGAAAAAGGAAAAGTAACAGTCATTTTTCAGCCACACAGATACAGCAGGACAAAGTTTTTCTTCAATGATTTTATAGAATCTCTCGGTAAAGCTGATGAATTGATTCTTTTACCGATATATTCCGCCGGAGAGGACAATACTTATGACATATCTTCGGAAAATTTAGCTGAAAAAATAGGTAACGGTGTGAAAGTGTATACTGAAAAAGAAATTGAAGAACTTATAAAAAATGATAGAAATTCCAATAACAGCTATGTCTTCATGGGTGCAGGAAGTGTATCAAAACTTGCACATGAAATAAAAAACACTCTAAAATAG
- the murB gene encoding UDP-N-acetylmuramate dehydrogenase — MKNKKFRRKHMKILKNVEMKEYSHMKVGGIAKELIFIEDKNELKEILNTRKNIFLLGNGTNTLIHDGNLDISFISLKNFKNIEVEEKNGEYDLVRVEAGLDFDELIEFMEKNDYTGLENIAGVPGSVGGLVNMNGGAYGTEIFDCIEEVEVCKTDGKTAKLKKSQLTFKYRTTEIKQNKWIVISVLFRFKRGFDKECVIDKKMQRENKHPLEYPNLGSTFKNPEGTFAAQLISDAGLKKYRVGDAMVSEKHPNFIINLGNAKFDDIIAIIEHIKKVIFENFNVKLETEIIILKTD, encoded by the coding sequence ATAAAAAATAAGAAATTCAGGAGAAAACATATGAAAATACTTAAAAATGTGGAGATGAAAGAATATTCCCATATGAAAGTGGGAGGAATAGCTAAAGAACTTATTTTTATAGAAGATAAAAATGAACTGAAAGAAATTCTGAATACAAGAAAAAATATATTTTTATTAGGCAATGGAACAAATACTTTAATTCATGACGGAAATTTGGATATAAGTTTTATTTCTCTGAAAAATTTTAAAAACATAGAAGTTGAAGAAAAAAATGGGGAATATGATTTAGTAAGGGTGGAAGCAGGACTTGATTTTGACGAACTGATAGAATTTATGGAAAAAAATGACTATACAGGACTGGAAAATATTGCCGGAGTACCCGGTTCTGTGGGCGGTCTTGTGAATATGAATGGAGGTGCTTATGGAACAGAAATTTTTGATTGTATAGAAGAAGTGGAAGTATGTAAAACTGACGGAAAAACGGCAAAACTTAAAAAATCTCAATTAACATTCAAATATAGAACTACTGAAATAAAGCAGAATAAGTGGATTGTAATCTCAGTGTTGTTCAGATTTAAAAGAGGTTTCGATAAAGAATGTGTGATAGATAAAAAAATGCAAAGAGAAAATAAGCATCCTCTGGAATATCCTAATTTAGGAAGCACGTTTAAAAATCCTGAAGGTACATTTGCAGCACAACTTATATCCGATGCCGGACTGAAAAAGTATAGAGTGGGAGATGCTATGGTTTCGGAAAAACATCCTAATTTTATTATTAATTTAGGAAATGCAAAATTTGATGATATTATTGCTATTATCGAACACATAAAAAAAGTTATTTTTGAAAATTTTAATGTGAAACTGGAAACTGAAATAATAATACTTAAAACAGATTAA
- a CDS encoding cell division protein FtsQ/DivIB, which translates to MQKFIKTVFMLSLLFGLIYFGKRFIETDYFKINEITVTGENNLLKDDIINKIENLKGNNIVYINTGKLEELLEKDARVKKIIIRKVYPSKLIVELDERIAFVYVKKGDDIFLADRELNLFGHISEMEPKNIPVVMYSDEESLKDVKIILSKIKNKDLYDMISEIRKRDKMYELVLKNGVRVITDTFVSSEKYDSRYKLYERIKNEQTINYMDIRFKDVNVK; encoded by the coding sequence ATGCAAAAATTTATAAAAACCGTATTTATGTTAAGTTTACTATTTGGATTGATTTATTTCGGTAAGCGGTTTATAGAAACGGATTATTTTAAAATTAATGAAATAACAGTTACGGGAGAAAATAATCTGTTAAAGGATGACATTATAAATAAAATAGAAAATCTGAAGGGAAATAATATTGTATATATAAATACCGGAAAGCTTGAAGAACTTTTAGAAAAAGATGCAAGGGTAAAAAAAATAATTATAAGAAAAGTTTATCCAAGTAAACTGATAGTGGAGTTGGATGAAAGAATTGCCTTTGTATATGTGAAAAAAGGAGATGACATATTTTTAGCAGATAGGGAGCTTAATCTGTTTGGGCATATTTCCGAAATGGAGCCTAAAAATATTCCGGTAGTAATGTATAGTGATGAAGAGTCTTTAAAAGATGTAAAAATAATTCTCTCTAAAATAAAAAATAAAGATTTATATGATATGATATCAGAAATAAGAAAAAGAGATAAAATGTATGAATTAGTACTTAAAAATGGTGTTAGGGTCATTACTGATACTTTTGTCAGTTCTGAAAAATATGACAGCAGATATAAATTATATGAAAGAATTAAAAATGAACAGACAATAAACTATATGGATATAAGATTTAAAGATGTTAATGTAAAATAA
- the ftsZ gene encoding cell division protein FtsZ: MGESSNNAARLKVVGVGGAGGNAINDMIESNIMDVEFVAINTDAQDLARSLTETRVLLGKGLGAGADPEKARIAAKESEEKIREILEDTDMLFITAGMGGGTGTGASPIVAEIAKSMGILTVAVVTKPFEFEGPLKKKNAELGIENLKQNVDTLIAIPNEKLFELPNISITLMTAFKEANNVLRIGIKGISDLITKQGHVNLDFADVKTTMSNSGIAMLGFGEASGDGKAKTATDDALKNPLLENSIEGARKVLLNITAGGDIGLHEIREVAETVSHKTGNSGASLIWGVIIDPELEGTIRVSIIATDFQDRYNKSLEGTVFGGLENLENNTEKSGEEDGKLLKNDSENHPTQFIVPSFFSKDE, translated from the coding sequence ATGGGAGAAAGTTCAAATAATGCAGCAAGGCTGAAAGTTGTAGGAGTAGGAGGTGCAGGAGGAAACGCAATAAATGATATGATAGAAAGTAACATAATGGATGTAGAGTTTGTTGCGATAAATACTGATGCACAGGACTTAGCAAGATCATTGACAGAAACAAGAGTTCTCTTAGGAAAGGGACTCGGAGCGGGAGCAGACCCTGAAAAAGCGAGAATCGCAGCAAAAGAATCTGAAGAAAAAATAAGGGAAATACTTGAAGATACGGATATGTTATTTATAACTGCGGGAATGGGCGGAGGAACCGGAACCGGAGCCTCTCCTATTGTTGCTGAAATTGCAAAAAGTATGGGGATTTTAACAGTCGCCGTAGTAACTAAGCCTTTTGAATTTGAAGGTCCTCTTAAAAAGAAAAATGCCGAACTGGGAATTGAAAATTTGAAACAGAATGTGGACACCTTGATAGCCATACCTAATGAAAAATTATTTGAATTACCTAATATCAGTATAACTTTAATGACAGCATTTAAAGAAGCTAATAATGTCCTAAGAATCGGTATTAAGGGAATATCGGACCTGATAACAAAACAGGGACATGTAAATCTTGATTTTGCCGATGTCAAAACGACAATGAGTAATTCGGGAATAGCTATGCTCGGATTTGGAGAAGCGAGTGGAGACGGGAAAGCAAAAACAGCTACAGACGATGCATTAAAAAATCCTCTTCTTGAAAATTCCATAGAAGGAGCAAGAAAAGTACTTCTGAATATAACTGCCGGAGGTGATATAGGACTTCATGAAATAAGGGAAGTGGCCGAAACAGTATCTCACAAAACAGGAAATTCAGGGGCAAGTCTCATATGGGGAGTTATTATTGATCCTGAATTGGAAGGAACAATAAGAGTATCGATAATTGCAACGGATTTTCAGGACAGATATAATAAATCTTTAGAAGGAACTGTATTTGGAGGACTTGAAAATCTTGAAAACAATACAGAAAAAAGTGGAGAGGAAGACGGAAAGCTTTTAAAAAATGATTCTGAAAATCATCCTACACAGTTTATAGTGCCGTCATTTTTTTCAAAAGATGAATAA
- the rpsF gene encoding 30S ribosomal protein S6, with product MKNYEIMFILSTQLTEEEKKAGVTLVEETLTKAGAVELKTEIWGDRKLAYPIKKKENGYYVLTLFQIDGTKLPEVEAKLNITESILKYMIVRND from the coding sequence ATGAAAAATTACGAAATTATGTTTATACTTTCTACACAATTAACAGAAGAAGAAAAAAAAGCCGGTGTAACATTAGTTGAAGAAACATTGACTAAAGCCGGAGCTGTAGAATTGAAAACAGAAATCTGGGGAGATAGAAAGCTTGCATATCCTATCAAGAAAAAAGAAAATGGATATTATGTTCTGACATTATTCCAGATTGACGGTACAAAGTTACCTGAAGTAGAAGCAAAATTAAACATTACAGAATCAATACTGAAATATATGATAGTAAGAAACGACTAA
- a CDS encoding single-stranded DNA-binding protein → MNQVLLIGRLTKDPELKYSQSGKAFCKFSLAVTREYNRDEADFINCVAWDKRAETIAEYLRKGKRIALQGRLSVRSYEQNGETKWITEVIVDKFEFVDAAGSQNQQASYSQGAQSNNDAFVDNDNEEIIDDDDFPF, encoded by the coding sequence ATGAACCAAGTATTATTAATCGGAAGATTAACTAAAGATCCGGAATTAAAATATTCTCAGTCAGGAAAAGCTTTTTGTAAGTTTTCTCTAGCAGTAACAAGAGAGTATAATAGGGATGAAGCGGACTTTATTAATTGTGTCGCATGGGATAAAAGAGCGGAAACTATAGCTGAATACTTAAGAAAAGGAAAGAGAATAGCTCTTCAAGGAAGACTTAGTGTAAGAAGTTACGAACAAAACGGAGAAACTAAGTGGATAACGGAAGTTATAGTTGATAAATTTGAGTTTGTTGATGCTGCAGGAAGTCAGAATCAGCAGGCATCATATTCTCAAGGAGCACAGAGCAATAACGACGCATTTGTCGATAATGACAATGAAGAAATAATAGATGATGACGATTTTCCATTTTAG
- the rpsR gene encoding 30S ribosomal protein S18 yields the protein MKPATEFKRRKRRPKVKFKVEDINYKNVDLLKNFMNDKGKISPARVTGLEAKIQRKIAKAIKRSRQIALMPYTRIEK from the coding sequence ATGAAACCAGCTACAGAATTTAAAAGAAGAAAAAGAAGACCGAAAGTAAAATTTAAAGTAGAAGATATAAATTATAAAAATGTGGATTTATTAAAAAATTTTATGAATGATAAAGGAAAAATATCTCCGGCGAGAGTTACCGGACTGGAAGCAAAAATTCAGAGAAAAATAGCAAAAGCTATAAAAAGATCAAGGCAGATAGCTTTAATGCCTTACACAAGAATAGAAAAATAA
- a CDS encoding lipoprotein, translated as MRNRKNWLIFFFLILIFVSCEKKMDKEMENKLKNEEKSVQSKIFTDKSVEKVIQEFEMNSKKRKISIQKFEKLTFENKNYYHSKINIKRNSAYTINYDGIDVTSLVVKIGVVTGTDLGTIEDLVINLIEVSDGNITEEEARGLYAEILARMEENTLSSELVYKNSIKYGITISKETGELIFVAQQHL; from the coding sequence ATGAGAAACAGAAAAAATTGGCTAATATTCTTTTTTTTAATTCTTATTTTTGTATCATGTGAAAAAAAAATGGATAAGGAAATGGAAAATAAACTGAAAAATGAAGAAAAATCTGTACAATCAAAAATTTTTACAGATAAATCTGTAGAAAAAGTAATTCAAGAATTTGAAATGAATTCCAAAAAAAGAAAAATAAGTATACAGAAATTTGAAAAATTGACATTTGAAAACAAAAACTATTATCATTCGAAGATCAATATAAAAAGAAATTCAGCTTATACAATTAACTATGACGGAATAGATGTAACAAGTCTTGTAGTGAAAATAGGGGTAGTCACAGGAACGGATCTCGGGACGATAGAAGATCTTGTAATTAATTTGATAGAAGTTTCAGATGGGAATATAACTGAAGAAGAGGCTAGGGGATTATATGCCGAAATACTTGCAAGAATGGAAGAAAACACCCTTTCCAGTGAACTGGTTTATAAAAATAGTATAAAATACGGAATAACTATAAGTAAGGAAACCGGGGAACTTATATTTGTGGCACAGCAGCATTTATAA
- a CDS encoding DUF937 domain-containing protein translates to MNLEALLGLLEGQDLGALTSQIGGTEGQVKNGLEAALSAILAALNKNTDTEEGAQSLNRALETKHDGSILNNVIGYLSNPDLKDGEGILNHLFGSQTSNVAQAVSKTSGLDTNGTMKMLQMVAPLVLGALGQQKKQNNLDAGGLNALTSMLAGSLGGNEKASGMMGLVTNLLDANKDGNVMDDIMGMVGKFLSGK, encoded by the coding sequence ATGAATTTGGAAGCTTTATTAGGACTTTTAGAAGGGCAGGATTTGGGGGCATTGACTTCACAGATAGGAGGAACTGAAGGGCAGGTAAAAAACGGGCTGGAAGCTGCATTATCTGCTATATTGGCAGCATTAAATAAAAATACGGATACTGAAGAGGGGGCACAGTCATTAAATAGAGCATTGGAAACAAAGCATGACGGCTCTATTTTAAATAATGTAATAGGTTATTTAAGTAATCCTGACTTAAAAGATGGAGAAGGAATTTTAAATCATTTGTTTGGAAGTCAGACTTCCAATGTAGCACAGGCAGTTTCAAAAACGAGCGGACTTGATACAAATGGAACTATGAAAATGCTTCAAATGGTAGCACCTCTTGTATTGGGAGCATTGGGACAGCAGAAAAAGCAAAATAACCTTGATGCGGGAGGGCTGAATGCACTTACATCAATGTTAGCAGGAAGTCTTGGAGGAAACGAAAAAGCTTCAGGAATGATGGGATTAGTTACAAATTTACTGGATGCAAATAAAGACGGAAATGTAATGGATGATATAATGGGAATGGTAGGAAAATTTTTAAGTGGGAAATAA
- a CDS encoding DUF6194 family protein, producing MKADDILKYCLENLKGTVLINSWGERGVFYNPNNKLKRGIYILTIKEKDGENDKSSDLNRENIYRVNLGIRKNTFKKMFGSIPKRPDKGGIVNMNYDFSIIDRIVPHPVYAWMSWICILNPSEKTFEKLKPLIYEAYEYVKEKYAKKITINGKL from the coding sequence ATGAAAGCAGATGATATTTTGAAGTACTGTCTTGAAAATTTAAAAGGAACAGTATTAATAAACAGTTGGGGAGAACGAGGAGTCTTTTATAATCCTAACAATAAATTGAAACGTGGCATATATATTTTAACGATAAAAGAAAAAGACGGAGAAAATGATAAAAGTTCCGATTTAAATAGAGAAAATATATATCGTGTGAATTTAGGAATACGGAAAAATACATTTAAAAAGATGTTCGGCTCAATACCGAAGCGTCCTGATAAAGGAGGTATCGTTAATATGAATTATGATTTTTCCATAATAGACAGAATTGTTCCACATCCTGTATACGCATGGATGAGTTGGATATGCATATTGAATCCTTCTGAAAAAACTTTTGAAAAATTAAAGCCTCTTATATATGAAGCTTATGAATATGTAAAAGAGAAATATGCAAAAAAAATAACTATAAACGGAAAATTGTGA